Proteins encoded together in one Hylaeus volcanicus isolate JK05 chromosome 3, UHH_iyHylVolc1.0_haploid, whole genome shotgun sequence window:
- the LOC128873323 gene encoding 5'-deoxynucleotidase HDDC2-like isoform X2 yields the protein MKRTGWVIRNISDPETIAGHMYRMAMLSFLVDNKDNLDKVKIMQMALIHDLAECIVGDITPHDGIPPDVKHRLEDEAMEDICKLLGDKGPMILEMFREYEKQESPEAKYVKDLDRLDLIMQAYEYEKRDNVPGALEEFFATTNGKIRHPFINQIASEITSRRDALSRDSSSLK from the exons ATGAAGAGAACAGGATGGgtcattagaaatatttctgatCCAGAAACAATTGCTGGACACATGTACAGGATGGCTATGCTCTCTTTCCTGGTAGATAACAAAGACAATTTAGATAAAGTCAA AATTATGCAGATGGCTTTAATCCATGATTTAGCTGAATGTATTGTGGGAGACATAACACCACATGATGGTATTCCACCTGATGTGAAACATAGGCTAGAAGATGAGGCTATGGAGGACATTTGTAAACTGTTGGGTGACAAGGGTCCTATGATTTTGGAAATGTTTCGT GAATATGAAAAGCAAGAGTCCCCTGAAGCCAAGTATGTTAAAGATCTTGACAGATTGGATTTAATTATGCAAGCATATGAGTATGAGAAGAGAGACAATGTTCCTGGCGCGTTGGAAGAATTTTTTGCAACAACCAATGGGAAAATCAGACATCCTTTTATTAACCAAATAGCATCAGAGATTACTTCAAGAAGAGATGCTCTATCTCGCGATTCATCTagtttaaaataa
- the LOC128873323 gene encoding 5'-deoxynucleotidase HDDC2-like isoform X1, with amino-acid sequence MNIQNLQEFMELLGRLKHMKRTGWVIRNISDPETIAGHMYRMAMLSFLVDNKDNLDKVKIMQMALIHDLAECIVGDITPHDGIPPDVKHRLEDEAMEDICKLLGDKGPMILEMFREYEKQESPEAKYVKDLDRLDLIMQAYEYEKRDNVPGALEEFFATTNGKIRHPFINQIASEITSRRDALSRDSSSLK; translated from the exons CATATGAAGAGAACAGGATGGgtcattagaaatatttctgatCCAGAAACAATTGCTGGACACATGTACAGGATGGCTATGCTCTCTTTCCTGGTAGATAACAAAGACAATTTAGATAAAGTCAA AATTATGCAGATGGCTTTAATCCATGATTTAGCTGAATGTATTGTGGGAGACATAACACCACATGATGGTATTCCACCTGATGTGAAACATAGGCTAGAAGATGAGGCTATGGAGGACATTTGTAAACTGTTGGGTGACAAGGGTCCTATGATTTTGGAAATGTTTCGT GAATATGAAAAGCAAGAGTCCCCTGAAGCCAAGTATGTTAAAGATCTTGACAGATTGGATTTAATTATGCAAGCATATGAGTATGAGAAGAGAGACAATGTTCCTGGCGCGTTGGAAGAATTTTTTGCAACAACCAATGGGAAAATCAGACATCCTTTTATTAACCAAATAGCATCAGAGATTACTTCAAGAAGAGATGCTCTATCTCGCGATTCATCTagtttaaaataa